The Parcubacteria group bacterium CG10_big_fil_rev_8_21_14_0_10_36_14 genome window below encodes:
- the manB gene encoding phosphomannomutase/phosphoglucomutase (converts mannose-6-phosphate to mannose-1-phosphate; the resulting product is then converted to GDP-mannose by ManC which is then used in the synthesis of mannose-containing glycoconjugates that are important for mediating entry into host cells) translates to MSQTATTAMTPKMIYNIYIFEFNLLISYNIIIEHLILKVNNMLDENIFKAYDIRGVYPDELNEESAKNIGRAFIKYTRAKTVLVGEDARVSTPALRKAILSAIQESGANIIFANQLTTPMFYFAVVDSKVDAGIMITASHNPGKYNGFKMVWGDATPIGEGSGMEEIKKLAIENIEIKKSKNNTPGEITKIDIKEKYIKKILSLVRISEIKSMKISVDAGNGMAGIILPRLLKQLPQLNVENLFFDIDMSFPNHEANPVKEETLKTLKKSIEQSDAHFGVAYDGDADRIGFLDENGEFIRSDFIFCAILPKLLSKYPESAILYDLRCSKILPEEIKRLGGKPLMTRVGHAFIKKQLSASNGAGAAELSSHFYFKDFYGVECSDLMLLYLLIIVSENNKPLSKIIAPFKKYMQSGEINFEVKNKNKKITEIKNKYGKKTKNYSNIDGIRLEFEEDGGLWWWFNVRASNTEPLLRLNIEANNKDLLEKKLAELTEIIEK, encoded by the coding sequence ATATGCTGGATGAAAATATTTTTAAAGCTTACGACATAAGAGGTGTCTATCCTGACGAGTTAAACGAAGAATCAGCCAAGAATATAGGCAGGGCTTTTATAAAATATACGCGCGCAAAAACTGTTCTCGTTGGAGAAGATGCCAGGGTTTCTACTCCGGCTCTTAGAAAAGCTATCTTATCAGCCATACAAGAAAGTGGCGCTAATATTATTTTTGCCAATCAACTAACGACACCGATGTTTTATTTTGCTGTTGTGGACTCTAAAGTAGACGCCGGCATAATGATAACAGCATCACATAATCCAGGCAAATATAATGGCTTCAAAATGGTTTGGGGTGATGCAACTCCGATTGGCGAAGGAAGCGGAATGGAAGAAATAAAAAAACTGGCAATAGAAAATATAGAAATAAAAAAATCAAAAAATAACACTCCGGGAGAAATCACAAAAATTGACATAAAAGAAAAATATATAAAAAAAATTCTCTCACTTGTTAGGATATCAGAAATAAAATCAATGAAAATATCGGTTGATGCTGGAAACGGGATGGCAGGCATCATTCTCCCCCGTCTTTTGAAACAACTTCCTCAGCTTAATGTAGAAAACTTATTTTTTGATATTGATATGTCTTTTCCGAATCACGAAGCAAACCCCGTAAAAGAAGAAACTTTAAAAACCTTGAAAAAATCTATTGAGCAATCTGACGCGCATTTTGGCGTTGCTTATGACGGAGATGCCGATAGAATTGGTTTTCTTGATGAAAATGGAGAATTTATAAGATCTGATTTCATCTTCTGCGCTATTTTACCGAAGCTTTTATCAAAATATCCTGAAAGTGCAATATTGTACGATCTACGTTGTTCAAAAATTTTGCCTGAAGAAATAAAACGTTTGGGCGGAAAACCATTAATGACTCGCGTGGGACATGCTTTTATAAAAAAACAACTCAGTGCTTCCAATGGAGCCGGCGCAGCAGAGCTTTCTAGTCATTTTTATTTTAAAGATTTTTATGGTGTTGAGTGTTCTGATCTTATGCTTTTATATCTTTTAATTATCGTAAGTGAAAATAACAAACCTCTTAGTAAAATAATAGCGCCATTTAAAAAATATATGCAGTCGGGTGAAATAAACTTTGAAGTAAAAAATAAAAATAAAAAAATAACAGAAATAAAAAATAAGTACGGTAAAAAAACAAAAAACTACAGTAACATTGACGGAATACGATTAGAATTTGAGGAAGATGGCGGACTTTGGTGGTGGTTTAATGTACGCGCTTCAAATACAGAACCGCTCCTGCGCTTAAATATTGAGGCAAACAATAAAGACTTACTTGAAAAAAAACTGGCAGAACTCACAGAAATAATTGAAAAATAG